One window of the Labilibaculum sp. genome contains the following:
- a CDS encoding DEAD/DEAH box helicase: MKFSEFNFTPELMDGLAAMGFETPSPVQELAIPQIIDNKDLICCAQTGTGKTAAYLLPIMDKIQKNKIDGFSTLILVPTRELAMQIDQQMEGFGYFVSITSLSVYGGGDSSVWDQQKKGLMEGADIVIATPGRMISHLSLGYVNTSKLKHLILDEADRMLDMGFFDDLMQIIGHLPKERQNLMFSATMPSKIRELAGTMMNNPESINIAISKPAEGVLQAAYMLYPEQKIPLINHLLRDKDIKSIIIFSATKLNVKAITKDLIRHKFKAAGIQSDLEQKEREDVLRDFKNRKYQILVATDIIARGIDIDSIDLVINFDVPHDAEDYVHRVGRTARAETEGVAITLITPKDQNDFKKIEDLIESSVYKIPVPEELGEAPEYNPKSYSGGGKKKFFKKKNFKKK, translated from the coding sequence TTGAAGTTTTCAGAATTTAACTTTACACCTGAATTAATGGATGGGCTTGCAGCCATGGGGTTCGAAACTCCTTCTCCTGTTCAGGAACTTGCTATACCTCAAATCATCGACAACAAGGATTTAATTTGTTGTGCACAGACAGGTACCGGAAAAACCGCAGCCTATTTGCTGCCAATAATGGATAAAATACAAAAGAATAAAATTGATGGTTTTAGCACTTTAATTTTAGTGCCAACCCGTGAACTGGCGATGCAAATTGATCAGCAAATGGAAGGTTTTGGCTATTTCGTATCGATTACATCGCTTTCGGTTTATGGAGGTGGAGACTCTTCAGTTTGGGATCAGCAGAAAAAGGGATTAATGGAAGGCGCTGATATTGTAATCGCCACTCCTGGCCGAATGATTTCTCATTTGAGTCTGGGCTATGTAAACACATCTAAATTAAAGCATTTAATTTTAGATGAGGCGGATAGAATGCTCGATATGGGGTTCTTTGACGATTTAATGCAAATTATTGGTCATTTGCCGAAAGAGCGTCAGAATTTAATGTTTTCGGCTACTATGCCATCTAAAATTCGCGAATTGGCAGGAACTATGATGAATAATCCTGAGAGCATCAATATTGCCATTTCTAAACCGGCCGAAGGAGTTTTGCAAGCGGCATATATGCTTTATCCTGAGCAAAAAATACCTTTGATAAATCATTTGTTAAGAGACAAGGATATTAAGAGTATTATTATTTTTTCTGCTACAAAGTTGAATGTAAAAGCAATTACCAAAGATCTAATAAGGCATAAATTTAAAGCCGCAGGGATTCAATCTGATTTGGAGCAAAAGGAACGGGAAGACGTTCTTCGTGATTTCAAAAACAGAAAGTATCAGATTTTGGTGGCCACAGATATAATTGCCCGGGGAATCGATATCGATTCAATCGACTTGGTGATTAATTTTGATGTGCCTCATGATGCGGAAGATTATGTGCATAGAGTTGGCCGGACAGCAAGAGCCGAAACCGAAGGTGTTGCAATTACATTAATTACTCCCAAAGATCAAAACGATTTTAAAAAGATTGAAGATTTGATTGAATCCTCAGTTTATAAAATTCCTGTGCCCGAAGAATTAGGAGAAGCTCCTGAGTACAATCCAAAGTCATATAGTGGAGGCGGGAAGAAGAAATTTTTCAAGAAAAAGAATTTCAAAAAGAAATAA
- a CDS encoding class I SAM-dependent rRNA methyltransferase: protein MINYPKVILKQGKEHSIKRFHPWIFSGAVSRVDEGLEEGDLVAVYSAKEEFLGIGHIAIGSIVVRIISFEKVEINLDFWVGKFESACNMRKAIGLYGTADNNVCRLVHGEGDGLSGLIIDFYAGTAVIQCHSVGMYLHREEIAKALLAVLGDDLKAVYDKSEGTIPFKSGIEPKNEYLYGNTDSFVALENGLKFNVDWLKGQKTGFFIDQRENRSLLEQYSKGRSVLNMFCYTGGFSFYAMRGGADLVHSVDSSARAIEITKENVELNFPEDARHEAFSEDAFKYLDRSAGKYDLIVLDPPAFAKHKNVLANALKGYKRLNTIGFEQIKSGGILFTFSCSQAVSKEDFRKAIFAAATSAGRTVRILHQLTQPADHPVNIYHPEGEYLKGLVLYVE, encoded by the coding sequence ATGATAAATTATCCAAAAGTTATCCTTAAGCAAGGGAAAGAACATTCTATTAAACGATTTCATCCCTGGATTTTTTCGGGAGCGGTAAGTAGAGTGGACGAAGGGTTGGAAGAAGGAGATTTGGTTGCTGTTTATTCGGCAAAAGAAGAGTTTTTAGGGATCGGGCATATTGCTATTGGATCCATTGTGGTGAGAATTATTTCTTTCGAAAAGGTAGAGATCAATCTTGATTTTTGGGTGGGAAAATTCGAATCGGCCTGCAATATGCGTAAAGCAATTGGTTTGTATGGAACTGCAGATAACAATGTTTGTCGTTTGGTGCATGGTGAGGGAGATGGATTATCTGGATTAATCATCGATTTTTATGCGGGAACAGCGGTGATTCAATGTCATTCGGTTGGGATGTATTTGCATCGCGAAGAAATTGCGAAAGCACTACTAGCCGTTTTGGGTGATGATTTAAAAGCTGTTTACGATAAATCGGAAGGAACAATTCCTTTTAAATCAGGAATTGAGCCGAAGAATGAATATTTGTATGGAAATACAGATTCGTTTGTTGCTCTGGAGAATGGATTGAAATTCAATGTTGATTGGTTAAAAGGACAAAAAACAGGATTTTTTATCGATCAGCGGGAGAACAGAAGCCTTTTGGAGCAATACTCAAAGGGACGATCGGTGTTGAATATGTTTTGTTATACCGGAGGATTCTCCTTTTATGCAATGCGTGGAGGTGCCGATTTGGTGCATTCTGTTGACAGTTCGGCAAGAGCTATTGAGATTACAAAAGAAAATGTTGAATTAAATTTCCCGGAGGATGCCCGTCATGAGGCATTTTCAGAGGATGCATTCAAATATTTGGATCGGTCAGCAGGAAAATATGATTTGATTGTATTGGATCCACCCGCTTTTGCAAAACACAAAAATGTGCTTGCGAATGCTTTAAAAGGATACAAACGATTAAATACAATAGGTTTTGAACAGATAAAGAGTGGTGGAATTCTATTTACTTTTTCTTGTTCGCAGGCGGTAAGTAAGGAGGATTTTCGAAAAGCCATTTTTGCAGCAGCAACGAGTGCCGGAAGAACAGTACGGATTCTTCATCAGTTAACACAACCGGCCGACCATCCTGTTAATATTTACCATCCTGAGGGAGAGTACCTGAAAGGACTGGTTTTATATGTAGAGTAG
- a CDS encoding 3'-5' exonuclease, protein MLPFQKSITKEEVNELPLQGFDGEIVLVDRDMELDDAVQYLKKFPILGFDTETRPSFKKGRVNDVALLQLAANSKTFLFRINKIGLPEQLLDLLADPKIMKVGAAIKDDIRGLQKLNDFDANGFLELQEYVSKFGIESFSLKKLSAIVLNFRISKRQQVSNWEAEELSSGQLKYAATDAWVSLKIFEKLKASIV, encoded by the coding sequence ATGTTACCATTTCAAAAATCAATTACAAAGGAAGAAGTAAACGAATTGCCATTACAGGGCTTTGATGGTGAAATTGTTCTAGTCGATCGAGACATGGAACTGGATGATGCTGTTCAGTATTTGAAAAAGTTTCCAATTTTGGGATTCGATACCGAAACACGACCGTCGTTTAAAAAAGGTAGAGTGAATGATGTAGCTCTACTGCAATTGGCGGCTAATTCCAAGACTTTCCTTTTCAGGATTAATAAAATAGGTTTACCGGAGCAATTGCTTGATCTCCTTGCTGATCCGAAAATTATGAAAGTAGGGGCTGCTATAAAAGATGATATTCGGGGATTGCAAAAATTGAATGATTTTGATGCCAACGGTTTTCTTGAGTTGCAGGAATATGTCTCAAAATTTGGGATTGAAAGTTTTTCTCTGAAAAAATTGTCAGCGATTGTTCTTAATTTCAGAATCTCGAAGCGCCAGCAGGTTTCCAACTGGGAAGCTGAAGAGCTAAGTTCAGGACAATTAAAATATGCAGCTACTGATGCTTGGGTATCCCTTAAAATATTCGAAAAGCTAAAGGCTTCAATCGTATAG
- a CDS encoding FAD-dependent oxidoreductase — MNHSKVYDMIVVGAGISGLSLACQVAQKGKQVLVLEGDNRIGGCLNTHYHDKNDFWVEMGAHTFYASYTNLIALIQSAGLEPSIEPRAKVGMKVFTDRHEKIMSGVSKWELLTSGPKLFFSKRDGKTVKEYFGNIVGKKNYDKVFNRMFSAVIVQNADDFSAEFFLKRRKTKSKEHPKSFILKKGMQSFMNALSETENITLLTGQKVVLVQKENEVSVTTESGEEFNAKDIAFAVTPSVAGGLLAEINSDLAAKLKEYTTKNILSRTVVLPKEKLSFDPVSFIIPLQGSCLSMVTRDVMEHKESRGFAFHFEENNIRKEEQVALMAEMLGVDESDLDETIVANHRLPVLDLGHKERIQEIQKLAEQAGVYLTGNYFNGLSLEDCVERSRHECERYMKNNS; from the coding sequence ATGAACCATTCTAAAGTATACGACATGATTGTTGTGGGCGCCGGTATCAGCGGATTAAGCCTCGCCTGCCAAGTTGCCCAAAAAGGAAAACAAGTTCTTGTATTAGAAGGTGATAATAGAATTGGCGGTTGTTTAAATACTCACTACCACGATAAAAATGATTTTTGGGTGGAAATGGGAGCGCATACTTTCTATGCTTCCTATACAAACCTGATTGCGTTAATTCAGTCTGCAGGATTGGAACCAAGTATTGAGCCAAGAGCCAAGGTGGGAATGAAAGTGTTTACCGACCGGCACGAGAAAATCATGTCGGGGGTAAGCAAATGGGAATTGTTAACATCCGGGCCAAAATTGTTTTTCTCGAAACGAGATGGCAAAACGGTGAAGGAATATTTCGGGAATATTGTTGGTAAAAAGAACTATGACAAGGTTTTTAACCGCATGTTTAGTGCAGTAATTGTTCAAAATGCAGATGACTTTTCTGCAGAATTTTTCTTGAAGCGACGAAAAACAAAAAGTAAGGAACATCCTAAAAGTTTTATCCTGAAAAAGGGAATGCAGAGTTTTATGAATGCATTGTCCGAAACTGAAAATATTACTTTGCTTACAGGGCAGAAAGTGGTTTTGGTTCAAAAAGAGAATGAGGTGAGCGTAACAACAGAATCAGGAGAAGAATTCAACGCGAAAGATATTGCTTTTGCTGTAACTCCATCGGTTGCCGGAGGTTTACTTGCTGAGATAAATTCCGATTTGGCTGCTAAACTGAAAGAATATACCACCAAAAATATTTTATCGAGAACTGTTGTCCTGCCAAAGGAAAAATTGTCTTTCGATCCGGTTTCTTTTATTATTCCTTTGCAAGGCTCTTGCCTTTCGATGGTGACACGAGATGTAATGGAGCACAAGGAATCGAGAGGATTTGCTTTTCATTTCGAAGAAAATAATATCCGAAAAGAAGAACAAGTGGCTTTAATGGCTGAAATGCTTGGTGTTGATGAATCTGATTTGGATGAGACTATTGTGGCAAATCACCGGTTACCTGTACTGGATTTGGGACACAAAGAAAGAATTCAGGAGATTCAGAAATTGGCAGAACAGGCAGGAGTTTATTTGACCGGCAATTATTTTAACGGACTTTCGTTAGAAGATTGTGTAGAGCGTTCGCGGCATGAATGTGAACGGTACATGAAAAATAACAGCTAA